One stretch of Benincasa hispida cultivar B227 unplaced genomic scaffold, ASM972705v1 Contig395, whole genome shotgun sequence DNA includes these proteins:
- the LOC120069438 gene encoding acid phosphatase 1-like: MAFLRAFSLFCLFSVAFAHEAFDSHILPRPLIIELPEDVENQVKELDGEVRLRCDSWRFNVEANNLNPWKKIPENCSEYVKQYVTGRAYQLELEIASNEAEVFAKSVKLVGDGKDVWIFDIDETLLSNLPYYTEHGYGSESFKPDEFDNWVEKAMAPPLQPSLELYKELLDLGFKLVLLTGRSEKQRESTTRNLINAGFYDWDRLVLRRDDDRGKSAILYKSEKRSEMENEGLRIIGNSGDQWSDLLGTSASVRSFKLPNPMYYIS; this comes from the exons ATGGCTTTTCTACGagctttctctctcttttgccTATTTTCTGTAGCTTTCGCTCATGAAGCTTTTGATTCTCATATCCTTCCAAGACCACTTATTATTGAGCTTCCTGAGGATGTTGAGAATCAGGTGAAGGAACTGGATGGAGAAGTCAGATTGAGGTGTGATAGTTGGAGATTTAATGTGGAGGCTAACAATTTGAATCCGTGGAAAAAGATTCCGGAAAATTGTTCTGAATATGTGAAACAGTATGTAACGGGTCGAGCCTATCAACTTGAACTCGAAATTGCATCGAATGAGGCAGAGGTTTTTGCCAAGAGTGTGAAATTGGTTGGCGATGGAAAGGATGTATGGATTTTTGATATCGATGAGACCTTGCTTTCTAATCTTCCTTACTACACAGAACATGGTTATGG CTCGGAGAGTTTCAAACCTGATGAGTTTGATAACTGGGTCGAGAAGGCTATGGCACCTCCCCTTCAGCCCAGTTTAGAACTCTATAAAGAGCTTTTGGATCTAGGATTCAAGCTGGTTTTGCTTACTGGAAGGAGTGAAAAGCAGAGGGAATCTACAACACGGAATTTGATAAATGCAGGGTTTTATGACTGGGATAGGCTCGTATTGAG GAGAGATGATGATCGAGGGAAGTCCGCAATACTTTACAAATCTGAGAAGCGGAGCGAGATGGAGAATGAAGGATTACGAATCATCGGAAACTCTGGTGACCAATGGAgtgatttattgggtacttcaGCTTCGGTTCGTTCGTTCAAACTTCCAAATCCCATGTATTATATTTCCTGA